Sequence from the Aromatoleum petrolei genome:
GTTCGAGGCGATGAACATGGCCGTCGTGCTGCAACTGCCCAAGGTCTTCGTGTTCGAGAACAACGGCTACAGCGAACACACCGGCGCGTCCTACGGCATCGGCTGCGAGGACATCGTGAAGCGCATCGAGGGCTTCGGCATTCCGGTGTGGCAGGCCGACGGCTTCGACTTCTTCTCGGTGTACGAGGCGATGGGCAAGGCGCTCGAGGTCTCACGCAACGGTGGCGGCCCGACCGCGATCTACTGCGAAACCATCCGCTACTTCGGCCATTTCGAGGGCGACCCGCAGAACTACCGCGCAAAGGATGAAGTGCAGCGCTATCGCGCCGAGAAGGACTGCCTGCTGAAATTCCGGGCCCGCATGGAGGCCAATGGCGGGCTAAGCACGGACGAGCTCGACGCGGTGGATCGCGAAGTCGGCGCCCTGATCGAACGCGCGGTGCAGGAAGCGCGCAATGCGCCGCGCCCCCGCGCCGAAGACCTCCTCACCAATGTCTATGACAACTATTGAACGGGTCCGCTGCCATGCCTAAGAAGTCAATGCGAGAAGCCATCAACGAAGCGCTCCACCTGGAAATGGCCCGCGACCCGTCCGTCATCGTGCTGGGCGAGGACGTGTCCGGCGGCGCGGGCGGCACGTCCGGACAGCGCGACGCCGCGGGCGGCGTGTTCGGCCTCACCAAGGGCCTGCTGCCGAAGTTCGGCGAGCACCGTGTCATCGACACCCCGATCAGCGAGTCGGCGATCATCGGCGCGGCCAACGGCGCCGCGCTCGCCGGCCTGCGTCCGGTCGCGGAAATCATGTTCAGCGATTTCATCGGCGTGTGCTTCGACCAGATCCTCAACCAGGCGGCCAAGTTCCGCTACATGTTCAACGGCGCCAAGGCCCCGCTGGTCGTGCGCATGACGGTCGGCGCGGGACGCAGCGCCGCCGCGCAGCATTCGCAGAGCATGCACGCGCTGCTGAGCGCCATTCCCGGCATCAAGGTCGTGATGCCCTCGAACGCCTACGACGCGAAGGGCCTGTTGCTGCAGGCGATCCGCGACGACGACCCCGTGATCTTCCTCGAGCACAAGATGCTCTACAACGACACGTGCGAAGTGCCCGACGGCGATTACACGATTCCCTTTGGCGAAGGGGTGCTGGTGCGCGAGGGCGAGCACGTGACCGTAGTGGCGACGGGGCAACTGGTGAAGCTCGCGACCGGCGTGGTCGACCGGCTCGCGGCCGAAGGGGTGCGCTGCGACCTGATCGACCCGCGCACCACTTCGCCGCTCGACGAGGAGCTGATCCTCGAAAGCGTGCGCGAGACCGGGCGGTTGGTCGTGGTCGATGAGGCCCCGCCGCGCTGCGGCTTTGCCGCTGATGTTGCCGCGCTGGTCGCGCGGGAGGCGTTCGCGAGCCTGCGTGCGCCGGTCGCGACGGTCACGCCGCCGCACACGCCGGTGCCGTTCGCGCCGGAACTGGAGCGCGAGTACCTGCCCGACGCCGCACGCGTCGAGCGGGCCATCCGCTCCGTGCTCGCGCACTGAGGGGGCCGGCATGAGCAGGATTCATCCGATCACCGTGCCCCAGTGGGGCCTCGAGATGACCGAGGGCACGATCTCCGCATGGCACGTCGCCATCGGGGACCGC
This genomic interval carries:
- a CDS encoding alpha-ketoacid dehydrogenase subunit beta, with amino-acid sequence MPKKSMREAINEALHLEMARDPSVIVLGEDVSGGAGGTSGQRDAAGGVFGLTKGLLPKFGEHRVIDTPISESAIIGAANGAALAGLRPVAEIMFSDFIGVCFDQILNQAAKFRYMFNGAKAPLVVRMTVGAGRSAAAQHSQSMHALLSAIPGIKVVMPSNAYDAKGLLLQAIRDDDPVIFLEHKMLYNDTCEVPDGDYTIPFGEGVLVREGEHVTVVATGQLVKLATGVVDRLAAEGVRCDLIDPRTTSPLDEELILESVRETGRLVVVDEAPPRCGFAADVAALVAREAFASLRAPVATVTPPHTPVPFAPELEREYLPDAARVERAIRSVLAH